A region from the Rufibacter sp. DG15C genome encodes:
- a CDS encoding cell division protein ZapA, giving the protein MSELSIKIKIADREYPMRVSEEEEERLRLAGKYLNERIKMFRDQFGIHDKQDLLAMIALETAADKIKTEDAAQQDQMGLEQQLSSLNDLLSSLKLG; this is encoded by the coding sequence ATGAGTGAGTTATCTATAAAGATAAAGATAGCAGACCGCGAGTATCCGATGCGGGTAAGCGAGGAAGAAGAAGAACGACTGCGTTTGGCGGGCAAATACCTGAATGAGCGCATTAAGATGTTCAGGGACCAGTTTGGCATCCATGACAAGCAAGATTTGCTGGCCATGATAGCCTTGGAGACCGCCGCAGATAAGATTAAAACCGAAGACGCCGCACAGCAAGACCAGATGGGTCTGGAGCAACAGCTGTCGTCTTTGAATGATTTGCTTTCCTCCCTCAAGCTCGGGTAG
- the rny gene encoding ribonuclease Y, with product MSTIVYILITAVVCLGIGFYIGRVLLVKLFQDQETQAKQRAQQIIRDAEARAESQKKEKMLEAKEHFLKLKAEHEEQANHKKNIIIQNEAKVKQREVLVTKQLEDLKKKEQETDAVREKLNKQLEGIDQRKEELEAQYREKQNKVDKDHHEILSKLERIANLSAEEAREQLVESLKSEASTRASSYIKDIVAEAKLTATKEAKKVVIETIQRTAAEHAIENCVSIFNIESDDIKGKIIGREGRNIRALEAATGVEIIVDDTPEAIIISGFDPVRREIARLALHRLVADGRIHPARIEEVVAKTKKGIEEEIVEIGERTAIDLGIHGLHPELIRMVGRMRFRSSYGQNLLQHSREVANLCATMAAELGLNVKLAKRAGLLHDIGKVTPEEPELPHAIIGMQLAQKYKEHPDVCNAIGAHHDEIEMTAMISPIIQACDAISGSRPGARREIMESYIKRLKELEETAHSFEGVNQCYAIQAGRELRVMVDAENVTDERAQELSFDISQKIEKEMQYPGQIKITVIREMRSVSYAK from the coding sequence ATGTCTACCATCGTTTATATTCTAATCACGGCCGTTGTCTGTCTGGGCATCGGTTTCTACATTGGCCGCGTGTTGCTGGTCAAGCTGTTCCAGGACCAGGAAACCCAGGCCAAGCAACGCGCCCAGCAAATCATCCGGGACGCAGAGGCCCGCGCCGAAAGCCAGAAGAAGGAGAAGATGCTGGAAGCCAAGGAGCACTTCTTAAAGCTGAAAGCCGAGCACGAAGAGCAGGCCAACCACAAGAAAAACATCATCATCCAGAACGAGGCCAAGGTAAAGCAGCGCGAAGTGCTGGTGACCAAGCAACTGGAAGACCTCAAGAAAAAAGAGCAGGAAACTGATGCCGTCCGTGAAAAGCTGAACAAGCAACTAGAGGGCATTGACCAGCGCAAAGAGGAACTGGAGGCCCAGTACCGCGAGAAGCAAAACAAGGTAGACAAAGACCACCACGAGATTCTGAGCAAACTGGAGCGCATCGCCAACCTGTCTGCCGAGGAAGCCCGCGAGCAACTAGTAGAAAGCCTGAAATCAGAAGCCTCTACCCGCGCCTCTTCTTACATCAAAGACATTGTAGCCGAGGCCAAGCTCACCGCTACCAAAGAAGCCAAGAAGGTGGTGATTGAGACTATCCAGCGCACCGCCGCCGAGCACGCCATTGAGAACTGCGTCTCTATCTTCAACATTGAGTCAGATGACATCAAAGGTAAAATCATCGGGCGTGAAGGACGTAACATTAGAGCCTTAGAAGCTGCCACGGGCGTAGAAATCATCGTTGACGACACGCCAGAGGCCATCATCATCTCTGGTTTTGACCCGGTAAGACGTGAGATCGCCCGCCTGGCCCTACACCGCCTGGTAGCCGACGGACGTATTCACCCAGCCCGTATTGAGGAGGTGGTGGCCAAGACCAAGAAAGGCATTGAAGAGGAGATTGTGGAGATTGGCGAGCGTACCGCCATTGACCTAGGCATCCACGGTCTGCATCCAGAGTTGATTAGAATGGTGGGCCGCATGCGCTTCCGTTCTTCTTACGGTCAGAACCTGTTACAGCACTCCAGAGAAGTAGCCAACCTGTGTGCCACCATGGCTGCCGAACTAGGCTTGAACGTGAAGCTAGCCAAACGCGCCGGTCTGTTGCATGACATTGGAAAAGTAACACCAGAGGAGCCAGAATTGCCGCACGCTATCATTGGTATGCAGTTGGCCCAGAAGTACAAGGAGCATCCAGATGTGTGCAACGCCATTGGTGCTCACCACGACGAGATTGAGATGACCGCTATGATTTCGCCTATCATCCAGGCTTGTGATGCCATATCTGGATCCCGCCCAGGTGCTCGCCGCGAGATCATGGAGTCCTATATCAAGCGTCTGAAAGAACTGGAAGAAACCGCTCACTCCTTTGAAGGCGTGAACCAGTGCTACGCCATCCAGGCCGGCCGTGAACTGCGCGTGATGGTAGACGCTGAGAACGTAACCGATGAGCGTGCCCAGGAGCTTTCCTTTGACATCTCGCAGAAAATTGAGAAAGAGATGCAGTACCCAGGCCAGATTAAAATCACGGTCATCCGGGAAATGCGCTCTGTATCCTACGCTAAGTAA
- a CDS encoding Dps family protein, whose amino-acid sequence MESHNELGLARRDTKDLAVKLNELLANYHVYYQNLRAFHWNIRGGNFFSLHAKFEELYTAAFETIDEIAERILTLRHTPMHSFSDYLATSRVQERKGLTTDVDTVEATVENIGQIIHLEREVLAMASELEDEGTQGLISDDLNALEKTLWMLNAFQAR is encoded by the coding sequence ATGGAATCACATAATGAACTAGGCTTAGCACGCAGAGACACCAAGGACCTAGCCGTAAAATTGAATGAGCTGCTGGCCAACTACCACGTGTACTACCAAAACCTGCGCGCCTTCCACTGGAACATACGGGGCGGAAACTTCTTTTCCCTTCACGCCAAATTTGAAGAACTGTACACCGCCGCCTTTGAGACCATTGACGAGATTGCCGAGCGCATCCTAACCCTCCGCCACACGCCCATGCACAGCTTCTCAGATTACCTGGCAACGTCCAGAGTACAGGAACGCAAAGGCCTCACCACCGATGTAGACACCGTGGAAGCCACCGTAGAGAATATCGGGCAGATCATCCACTTAGAGCGCGAAGTCCTGGCTATGGCCTCTGAATTGGAGGACGAGGGCACGCAAGGCTTAATCAGTGATGACTTGAACGCCCTGGAGAAAACCCTCTGGATGCTGAACGCCTTCCAAGCACGATAA
- a CDS encoding hydrogen peroxide-inducible genes activator gives MTLTQLEYLLAVDTYRHFATAAEKCFVTQPTLSMQLQKLEDELGVQLFDRSRVPVRPTELGKDVIEQARVTVSEFKKIQEIVQAQRTGITGELRIGVIPTLAPYLIPLFITDFIQKYPKVHVIVHEMVTDTIIEKLRLEMLDVGLLVTPLQEKTIVEIPLFYEAFVGYLHPKHPLFAEKEITPGAIDNEDLWLMNEGHCFRSQVLQICNRTKAPRNVHLDYESGSLETLKRIVETQSGMTLLPELSVMDLPEDKKAMVRPFTDPAPLREVSLVVHKSFLKKRMIEALRETILAHIPADLKTRNPVRVVKIK, from the coding sequence ATGACCCTTACCCAATTGGAGTACCTGCTGGCCGTGGACACCTACCGTCACTTTGCCACCGCCGCCGAGAAATGTTTTGTGACCCAGCCCACCCTGAGCATGCAGTTGCAGAAGCTAGAAGACGAGCTGGGCGTACAATTGTTTGACCGCAGTCGCGTGCCCGTTCGGCCCACCGAGCTGGGCAAGGATGTCATTGAGCAGGCCCGCGTCACGGTGTCTGAGTTCAAGAAAATACAGGAGATTGTGCAGGCCCAGCGCACCGGCATCACCGGCGAGCTGCGCATTGGCGTCATCCCCACGCTGGCCCCCTACCTTATCCCACTGTTCATCACCGACTTCATTCAGAAATACCCCAAGGTGCACGTGATAGTCCATGAGATGGTCACGGATACCATTATTGAGAAGCTACGGCTGGAGATGCTGGACGTGGGTCTGTTGGTGACGCCTCTACAGGAGAAGACCATTGTGGAGATTCCGCTGTTCTATGAGGCCTTTGTGGGCTACCTGCACCCCAAACACCCGCTCTTTGCTGAAAAGGAAATCACGCCCGGCGCCATTGACAACGAGGACCTATGGCTCATGAACGAGGGCCACTGCTTTAGAAGTCAGGTGCTGCAGATTTGCAACCGGACCAAAGCACCCCGCAACGTGCATTTGGACTATGAGAGCGGCTCTCTGGAAACCCTCAAGCGCATTGTGGAGACCCAGAGCGGCATGACCCTCTTGCCAGAGCTATCCGTGATGGACCTGCCCGAAGACAAAAAGGCGATGGTCCGTCCGTTCACAGACCCCGCCCCCTTACGCGAGGTAAGCCTGGTAGTGCACAAAAGCTTCCTGAAAAAACGCATGATTGAAGCCCTGCGGGAAACCATTTTAGCTCACATCCCCGCAGACCTCAAGACCAGAAACCCGGTGCGCGTAGTTAAAATAAAATAA
- a CDS encoding glycerol-3-phosphate dehydrogenase/oxidase: MEESQPFVFNREHFLRKVQEETVWDVVVIGGGATGLGIAVDAASRGYKTLLLEQADFAKGTSSRSTKLVHGGVRYLALGHIKLVLEALRERGRLLQNAPHLVTIQSFIIPTFSWWDKLVYGLGLTLYDLMAGRLRLRRTAFLSAQETAQQLPNIKTKGLTGGVQYFDGQFDDTRLAINLAQTCAEQGGLLLNYMPVVNLLKDARGKVIGVTAQDIEFGQEYVIQAKTVINATGVFVNSILHMDAPAQQPLVRPSQGVHVVLDQSFLKGENALMIPKTSDGRVLFMVPWHGYLLVGTTDTLVNETSLEPKPQEQEIDFILETASHYLARKPTRADVLSVFAGQRPLAAPTIHTHKTKEISRSHSLLVAPSGLITVTGGKWTTYRQMAEDAIDLAITKGFLLPLDCQTAQLKIHGYTVEENPADPLAIYGTDKVGILALVQQFPDLGIPLHPNFSHIAAEVVWAAQYEMARTVEDVLARRLRVLFLDARAALEMAPKVAQLMAVALHKDAAWEENQIHQFTQLASQYIL; this comes from the coding sequence ATGGAAGAAAGCCAGCCATTCGTCTTTAACCGAGAGCATTTTCTGCGGAAGGTGCAGGAAGAGACTGTTTGGGACGTGGTGGTGATTGGCGGCGGGGCCACCGGCTTGGGCATTGCCGTGGACGCAGCCTCCCGCGGGTACAAAACGTTGTTGCTGGAGCAGGCGGACTTTGCCAAGGGCACTTCCAGCAGGAGTACCAAACTGGTCCACGGCGGCGTACGCTACCTGGCCCTGGGCCATATAAAACTGGTCCTGGAGGCCTTGCGGGAACGGGGACGTTTGCTCCAAAACGCCCCGCACCTGGTCACCATCCAATCCTTCATCATCCCTACCTTCTCTTGGTGGGACAAGCTAGTCTACGGCCTAGGCTTGACGCTCTATGATCTGATGGCCGGCAGACTTCGCCTTCGCCGCACCGCCTTTCTCTCTGCCCAGGAAACCGCTCAACAGCTCCCCAACATTAAAACCAAAGGCCTAACCGGCGGCGTGCAGTATTTTGATGGACAGTTTGATGATACCCGACTGGCCATCAATCTGGCCCAGACCTGCGCCGAGCAAGGCGGCCTCTTGCTGAATTACATGCCGGTGGTCAATCTGTTGAAAGACGCTAGGGGAAAAGTTATTGGTGTAACCGCCCAAGATATTGAGTTTGGTCAGGAGTATGTCATCCAAGCCAAGACAGTAATTAATGCCACGGGCGTTTTTGTCAACAGCATCCTACACATGGACGCGCCCGCGCAGCAGCCCTTGGTACGGCCCAGTCAGGGCGTGCATGTGGTGCTGGACCAGTCCTTCCTGAAAGGCGAGAATGCCCTAATGATTCCGAAGACCTCTGACGGACGCGTGCTCTTTATGGTGCCGTGGCATGGGTATCTGCTGGTAGGCACCACGGATACGCTGGTCAATGAAACCAGCCTGGAGCCGAAGCCGCAGGAACAGGAGATTGATTTTATCCTGGAGACGGCCAGCCACTACCTGGCGCGCAAACCCACCCGGGCAGACGTGCTGAGCGTCTTTGCCGGACAGCGTCCTTTGGCGGCCCCCACCATCCACACCCATAAGACCAAAGAGATTTCACGCAGCCACAGCCTGTTGGTAGCGCCGTCTGGCCTCATCACGGTCACAGGCGGCAAGTGGACCACCTACCGCCAAATGGCCGAGGATGCGATTGATTTGGCCATTACCAAAGGTTTTTTACTTCCTCTTGATTGTCAAACAGCCCAGTTGAAAATTCATGGCTATACAGTAGAGGAAAACCCAGCAGACCCACTGGCCATCTATGGCACAGACAAAGTAGGAATCTTAGCCTTGGTTCAGCAATTCCCAGACTTGGGCATTCCACTTCATCCAAACTTTTCTCACATCGCCGCTGAAGTAGTTTGGGCCGCGCAATATGAAATGGCGAGAACCGTGGAGGATGTCTTGGCTAGAAGGCTTCGGGTGCTGTTTCTGGATGCCCGAGCGGCACTGGAGATGGCTCCAAAGGTGGCTCAATTAATGGCGGTTGCCTTACATAAAGATGCGGCTTGGGAAGAAAATCAAATTCATCAGTTCACGCAATTGGCAAGCCAGTATATTTTGTAG
- the sucD gene encoding succinate--CoA ligase subunit alpha, whose translation MSVLVNKDSKVIVQGFTGSEGSFHAQQMIEYGTNVVGGVTPGKGGSVHLDRPVFNTVAEAVQKAQANVSIIFVPPAFAADAIMEAADAGIEVIVCITEGIPVKDMVAAKNYIKNKAVTLIGPNCPGVITPGEAKVGIMPGFVFKPGRIGIVSKSGTLTYEAADQIVKAGLGISTAIGIGGDPIIGTPTKNAVELLMEDPETDAIVMIGEIGGNYEAMAAEYIRSTGNKKPVVGFIAGQTAPAGRRMGHAGAIIGGADDTAAAKMRIMRENGIFVVDSPAEIGDTMLKALKGELANA comes from the coding sequence ATGAGTGTTTTAGTAAATAAAGATTCCAAGGTGATTGTGCAGGGCTTCACCGGCTCAGAAGGTTCTTTCCACGCACAGCAGATGATTGAGTATGGTACCAACGTGGTTGGTGGCGTAACCCCGGGTAAAGGTGGTTCTGTTCACTTGGACCGTCCGGTATTCAACACTGTGGCTGAGGCCGTGCAGAAAGCGCAAGCCAACGTGTCTATCATCTTCGTGCCACCGGCCTTTGCTGCTGACGCCATCATGGAAGCCGCCGATGCCGGCATTGAAGTGATTGTTTGTATCACCGAGGGTATTCCGGTGAAGGACATGGTAGCCGCTAAAAACTACATCAAGAACAAAGCAGTTACTCTAATTGGACCAAACTGCCCAGGTGTGATCACGCCAGGCGAAGCCAAAGTTGGTATCATGCCAGGTTTCGTGTTCAAGCCAGGTAGAATTGGCATTGTGTCTAAGTCTGGTACGTTGACCTATGAGGCCGCCGACCAGATTGTGAAAGCTGGTTTGGGTATCTCTACCGCCATCGGGATTGGTGGTGACCCTATCATTGGAACACCTACTAAAAACGCAGTGGAGTTGTTGATGGAAGATCCAGAGACCGACGCTATTGTGATGATTGGTGAGATTGGTGGTAACTATGAGGCAATGGCCGCTGAGTACATCCGTTCTACCGGTAATAAGAAGCCAGTAGTTGGTTTTATTGCAGGCCAGACGGCTCCTGCTGGTCGTAGAATGGGCCACGCCGGTGCTATCATTGGTGGTGCTGATGATACCGCCGCCGCTAAAATGCGCATCATGCGTGAGAACGGCATCTTTGTGGTGGATTCTCCGGCAGAGATTGGCGACACTATGTTGAAAGCCTTGAAAGGCGAGCTTGCCAACGCGTAA
- the uvsE gene encoding UV DNA damage repair endonuclease UvsE, protein MKIGYPCVNESLDCSTSTTFRLASYSEERLVQNVEKNLACLRRILEYNLEHGFLFFRMSSGLVPFASHAVCTYNWQQHFQMTFKRLGDFIKKHGMRISMHPDQFVVLNSPDERIVRNSIAELVYQGSVMDLMGLDSTAKLQIHAGGVYGDKPAALQRFIHTYHTMLPEEVKARLVVENDDRLYSLRDCLELHGETGIPILFDNFHHECLNNGEPMAEALQLAAGTWHPHTDGVLMMDYSSQSQGERKGKHTNSMDVELFREFLTHLNGLDVDIMLEIKDKEASCLRARQVLEELALV, encoded by the coding sequence ATGAAAATAGGATACCCGTGCGTGAATGAGTCTCTGGACTGCAGTACCTCTACCACCTTCAGGCTGGCGTCTTATAGTGAGGAGCGGTTGGTGCAGAACGTGGAGAAGAACCTGGCCTGCCTGCGCCGCATTCTGGAATACAACCTGGAGCATGGGTTTCTGTTCTTTAGGATGAGTTCTGGGTTAGTGCCTTTTGCCAGCCATGCCGTGTGCACCTACAACTGGCAGCAGCACTTCCAGATGACGTTCAAGCGGCTGGGCGACTTTATCAAGAAGCACGGCATGCGCATCTCCATGCACCCAGACCAGTTTGTGGTGTTGAACTCGCCAGACGAGCGCATTGTGCGCAACAGTATTGCAGAGTTGGTGTACCAAGGCAGTGTCATGGACTTGATGGGGCTGGACTCCACGGCCAAGCTGCAGATACACGCCGGCGGCGTCTACGGCGACAAGCCAGCGGCCCTCCAACGCTTCATCCACACCTACCATACCATGCTGCCCGAGGAAGTGAAGGCCCGGCTGGTGGTGGAGAACGATGACCGCCTTTACAGCCTTCGGGATTGTTTAGAGTTACACGGCGAAACCGGAATTCCCATCCTGTTTGACAACTTCCACCATGAATGCCTGAACAACGGAGAGCCCATGGCCGAGGCCCTGCAACTGGCTGCCGGTACTTGGCACCCGCACACCGACGGCGTGCTCATGATGGACTACAGTTCGCAGTCTCAGGGGGAGCGCAAGGGCAAGCACACCAACAGCATGGACGTAGAGCTATTCCGGGAATTTTTGACGCACCTGAACGGTCTGGACGTGGACATCATGCTGGAAATCAAAGACAAGGAAGCCAGCTGTCTGCGCGCGCGCCAAGTCTTAGAGGAACTGGCCTTGGTGTAA
- a CDS encoding SGNH/GDSL hydrolase family protein, whose amino-acid sequence MDELEDTLPGPGMAAKFLALGDSYTIGEGVLPADRWPMQLSVLLEQEGIQLGEPLYVAKTGWTTGNLLSYLRTVSMPSDYGLVTLQIGVNNQYQNRPIDEFRNELRSLLTIATGLASKTPRNVMLLTIPDWGLTPFATGKNTTTITSQINKFNTVITEEGQKAGVVVVNVNDLSKMVTSNPAFVAPDGLHYSASMYTLWAQRALPTAVAIIKE is encoded by the coding sequence ATGGACGAGCTGGAGGACACCCTGCCCGGACCTGGCATGGCAGCCAAGTTCCTGGCCTTGGGAGACTCTTATACCATTGGCGAGGGCGTCCTGCCCGCCGACAGGTGGCCCATGCAACTGTCTGTCCTCTTAGAGCAAGAAGGCATCCAGTTAGGCGAGCCCTTGTACGTGGCCAAAACCGGCTGGACCACCGGCAACCTCTTAAGCTACCTGCGCACCGTGAGCATGCCCAGCGACTATGGCTTGGTGACCCTGCAGATTGGCGTGAACAACCAGTACCAGAACCGTCCTATTGACGAGTTTAGAAATGAGCTGCGCTCCTTGCTAACCATTGCCACCGGCCTGGCCAGCAAAACCCCCAGAAACGTGATGTTACTCACCATTCCAGACTGGGGACTTACGCCTTTTGCCACCGGTAAAAACACTACTACCATCACCTCCCAGATCAATAAGTTCAACACCGTCATTACAGAAGAAGGGCAGAAAGCGGGCGTGGTAGTGGTCAACGTGAATGACCTATCCAAAATGGTAACGTCTAACCCCGCGTTTGTGGCGCCAGACGGTTTGCATTACAGCGCTTCTATGTACACTCTGTGGGCCCAGCGCGCTTTGCCTACTGCCGTGGCCATTATTAAAGAATAA
- a CDS encoding lysophospholipid acyltransferase family protein → MLYFILKSLFRIALRVFFRRFTVNNKHLLFSEGPLIVVSNHPNTLMDPVVTASLMKQDIYFLAKSSFFKPGIQGWLFSKLFMIPVYRREDVGDGGTAQNDATFVKCYEFLGKGGTLMVFPEGNSFMQRRLRPLKTGTARIALGAEAQRDFHLGVRIIPVGLNYSDPSRFRSEVFVNVGEPIHVKEFKDAYLQDPFQAAHALTDHLKERLEELVIHTETDEEDLLARQVEAVYQDTLAEELDLAKSDPQERFLITKGIVQSIQHFENTQPERVHKLRLDLQEYLNHLERVGLLPSAIKNMPKRHHLAWGTVETVLYLLIGFPFYLYGVIHNYLPYILPAKIAKSLTKDVEFHAPMMMTIGMFTFPIFYALLGWAAHAWFGLSGWGLVAYLVTLPITGFFVLHYWHRVEVARRGWIFLSLFTKRSTIMAHLLEQRKCLMAELESARKEFLATAPQI, encoded by the coding sequence ATGCTGTATTTTATATTAAAGTCCCTCTTCCGGATTGCGCTGCGCGTGTTCTTTAGGCGGTTCACGGTCAATAACAAGCACCTGCTGTTCTCAGAGGGGCCCTTGATTGTAGTATCCAACCATCCCAACACGCTCATGGACCCGGTGGTGACCGCCTCGCTCATGAAGCAGGACATCTACTTTCTGGCCAAGAGCAGTTTCTTTAAGCCGGGCATCCAGGGCTGGCTGTTCTCCAAGCTATTCATGATACCCGTGTACCGTCGCGAGGACGTGGGCGATGGCGGCACCGCGCAGAACGATGCCACCTTTGTCAAGTGCTACGAGTTCTTGGGCAAGGGCGGTACGCTCATGGTGTTCCCAGAGGGCAACAGTTTTATGCAGCGCCGCTTGCGTCCGCTTAAGACCGGCACGGCCCGCATTGCCTTGGGCGCCGAGGCCCAGCGTGACTTCCACCTGGGCGTGCGCATTATTCCCGTGGGGCTCAACTACTCAGACCCGTCTAGGTTTAGGAGCGAGGTATTTGTGAACGTGGGCGAACCCATCCATGTCAAGGAGTTCAAGGATGCCTATCTACAAGACCCCTTCCAGGCGGCGCATGCCTTGACCGACCATCTCAAAGAACGCCTAGAGGAACTGGTCATCCACACCGAAACCGATGAAGAGGACCTTTTGGCTCGGCAGGTGGAAGCCGTCTACCAGGACACCCTAGCCGAGGAGCTGGACCTGGCCAAGTCAGACCCGCAGGAGCGCTTCTTAATCACCAAAGGCATTGTGCAGAGCATTCAGCATTTTGAGAACACCCAGCCGGAGCGGGTGCATAAACTGCGCCTGGATTTACAAGAGTATCTGAACCATCTGGAGCGGGTGGGCTTGCTGCCCAGCGCCATCAAAAACATGCCCAAGCGCCACCACCTGGCCTGGGGGACGGTAGAAACGGTGCTGTACCTACTCATCGGGTTTCCGTTTTATTTGTACGGGGTGATTCATAATTACCTGCCTTACATTCTGCCCGCCAAGATTGCCAAGTCATTGACCAAAGACGTGGAATTTCATGCGCCTATGATGATGACCATTGGCATGTTCACCTTTCCTATTTTTTATGCGCTGCTTGGCTGGGCCGCGCACGCCTGGTTTGGGCTGAGCGGCTGGGGGCTGGTGGCGTACCTGGTGACCCTGCCCATCACGGGCTTTTTTGTGCTGCATTACTGGCACCGCGTGGAGGTGGCTCGCCGTGGCTGGATTTTTCTTTCGCTTTTTACCAAGAGGTCAACTATTATGGCCCATTTATTGGAACAGCGCAAATGCCTGATGGCAGAACTGGAGAGCGCCAGAAAAGAGTTTTTAGCAACTGCACCTCAAATTTAA
- a CDS encoding ATP-binding protein — protein MKPKAIFNWSGGKDSALALHRIQQQDQFQLHALFTSLSQAHQRVTMHGVRTELMRQQVQRLNLPWTPLFLPEGVSLKEYNQVMANAWQEFTAASVTHAIFGDIYLEDLRQYRETQLAEVGVTAVFPIWHEDTTELLEEFWRLGFKAKVVCVNGKHLDASFAGRELDEAFIKDLPAGVDPCGENGEYHTFVYDGPNFHASVPVQVGETVFKSYAPSSQDSEDDCFAASPPAYDTGFWFCDLLPG, from the coding sequence ATGAAACCGAAGGCCATCTTTAACTGGAGCGGCGGCAAAGACTCTGCGCTGGCCCTGCACCGCATTCAACAGCAAGACCAGTTCCAATTGCACGCCCTGTTCACGTCCTTGAGCCAGGCGCACCAGCGCGTGACCATGCACGGCGTGCGCACAGAACTCATGCGCCAGCAGGTGCAACGGCTAAACCTCCCCTGGACACCACTTTTCCTGCCAGAAGGGGTGTCTTTGAAAGAATACAACCAAGTCATGGCAAATGCTTGGCAGGAGTTTACCGCGGCCAGCGTCACGCACGCCATCTTCGGGGACATCTACTTGGAGGATTTGCGCCAGTACCGCGAGACGCAGCTGGCAGAGGTAGGCGTGACCGCGGTCTTTCCCATCTGGCACGAAGACACTACGGAGCTATTAGAGGAGTTCTGGCGACTGGGTTTCAAGGCCAAAGTGGTCTGCGTGAACGGCAAGCATTTGGACGCGTCCTTCGCGGGCCGTGAGCTGGACGAAGCCTTCATAAAAGACCTGCCCGCCGGCGTAGATCCCTGCGGCGAGAACGGCGAATACCACACCTTTGTCTATGACGGCCCCAATTTCCATGCGTCCGTGCCGGTGCAGGTAGGGGAGACTGTGTTTAAAAGCTACGCGCCCTCCAGCCAGGACAGCGAGGATGATTGCTTTGCCGCCTCACCGCCCGCCTATGACACCGGTTTCTGGTTCTGTGATTTGCTGCCGGGTTAG
- a CDS encoding DUF4112 domain-containing protein, translating into MNTPPQVPLDDRLKWVESVARLLDNQFKVPGTNFRFGVDPLLNLIPVVGSLSTFAMSGVMVMTMARHGASGALVVRMLFNILLDAVVGAIPVLGWLFDFGYKANQRNVDMLRRHYVEGKYQGRGTGFVVGVLLVFLVLFGLVLYGIWQLFAFGWEWVSTAF; encoded by the coding sequence ATGAACACACCTCCGCAAGTACCGTTAGATGACCGCTTAAAATGGGTAGAATCTGTGGCCCGCCTCCTGGACAACCAGTTTAAGGTGCCCGGCACCAACTTCAGGTTCGGGGTGGACCCGCTGCTCAACCTGATTCCGGTAGTGGGCAGCCTGTCCACGTTTGCCATGTCTGGGGTGATGGTCATGACCATGGCCCGGCACGGGGCCAGTGGAGCTTTGGTGGTGCGCATGCTGTTCAACATTCTGCTGGACGCGGTGGTGGGCGCCATCCCGGTGCTGGGCTGGCTATTTGACTTCGGGTACAAGGCCAACCAGCGCAACGTAGACATGCTGCGTCGCCATTACGTGGAGGGCAAGTACCAGGGCCGCGGCACCGGATTTGTGGTGGGCGTGCTTCTGGTGTTCTTGGTGCTATTCGGGTTGGTGCTGTACGGCATCTGGCAGCTGTTCGCGTTTGGCTGGGAATGGGTGTCTACGGCGTTCTAA
- a CDS encoding GNAT family N-acetyltransferase, producing the protein MKQPTPITLIGQHVLLRPMQAADIPELCAVGLEPSLWELSLSVLQTPEDMAQYVHTALQAQEAGTALPFVYVDPKTGGIIGSTRFGNMEEANKGLEIGWTWLIPAYQRTGVNTEAKFLLLRHAFEELGCIRVALKTDVLNERSRNAMKRIGAQEEGILRNHMVTSTGRVRDSVMLSIIVQEWPEVKARLEQMMARNYGT; encoded by the coding sequence ATGAAACAACCCACGCCCATCACCCTCATCGGCCAGCACGTCCTCCTTCGTCCTATGCAAGCCGCAGACATTCCAGAACTGTGCGCAGTAGGGCTGGAGCCAAGCCTTTGGGAACTGAGTTTGAGCGTGCTGCAAACCCCCGAGGACATGGCCCAGTACGTGCACACCGCCTTGCAGGCGCAGGAAGCAGGCACGGCGCTGCCCTTCGTGTACGTGGACCCGAAGACGGGCGGCATCATCGGGAGCACGCGCTTCGGGAACATGGAGGAGGCCAACAAAGGCCTGGAGATTGGCTGGACCTGGCTTATCCCCGCTTACCAGCGCACCGGCGTGAACACCGAGGCCAAGTTCCTGTTGCTGCGCCACGCATTTGAGGAACTGGGCTGCATTAGAGTCGCCCTGAAAACCGATGTCCTGAACGAGCGCTCCCGCAACGCCATGAAGCGCATTGGCGCCCAAGAGGAGGGTATTCTGCGCAACCACATGGTCACATCCACGGGCCGCGTGCGCGACTCAGTGATGCTCAGTATCATTGTTCAGGAATGGCCCGAGGTGAAGGCGCGTCTGGAGCAAATGATGGCTAGAAACTACGGTACATAA